ATCCAAAAACATAATCAGTCATGTATACCACATACTGAATCAGATGTGGAAACTCAAATCAAACGCGTCCCAAGCGCCTAAAGTTTCAAAATATCAATCATTTGTCAAGCCTAAAGTTGAAAAATTACAATCCTTTCTTTTCTAACTCTATCAAAAGATTCGAAATACCAGAAAGCAAATAATTGTACTAAAAATAAAGTAAAGTCGGTATAAATTCAAATTAACTTAGCAAAAATCAACAGAGCTACCAATCAAAATAGCTATTTTGTAACTACACATACTGTTTATAGTGCTATGCAAAATTATATTTGAATGAGGGCCCTTACTATTGAATTGAAAGATGGATgttctttttttaaattaggCCGACCTCACCAATCAAAATTACAGTGCTATGCAAAACAAATATTCGTAATCTATACCAGCTCTAGCCTGCTTCGACccgttggatttgaaaggaaaatagGCAATATAGTAATTTGCCCTGCAAAATCATACGGAAAAATCCATGAGCATGTTGGACAAATCAGAGATATATGGATGCGCAAATACACAGAGACCACAACCAGATTCATCAGAAGCATGGATGAATCTACATGGAAGCACTTGATAATTTTGCTCTTATTCTCTCAGCCACATATACAGTTCTTCGCTTTACCTACGGTTACTGGACCagaaatacaaaacaaaatcggTGTGCTTTACTTTGTGAGGTTTGATTTGTAGAGGACCGGAGCTGGGTTTGGTTTTGGCTTGAGGCAGTGGGAGAGGAGTTTCCACCAGAATATTCATTTCAACAGAAAGCGCAGAAATTACATATAAGAGAaactaaaaaattgaagaaacagaGGTAAGAACACTACCAAATCCGGGCCCACCAGGTCATGCGCTACCACTGCAGTGTAATCTGCTTCTCTGAGACCCATTTGTTCCATAAAATCCGACGCTTTTGAGCTTCAAGAAACCCATAGCCCCCAACTGGTCCAatccacaaaaaaaaatcataaaccaagcaaaaaattaaagaaatctCATACCTTCCATAAAAATCAAAGCGAAAACCAGAGAAGCTACAGTCGTGAGGAtatgaagagattgataccttaccGGACGTTGGGGGTAGCCCAAGTTGACCGAAATCGACGAAACCTTGCTCGATTTCATCGTTGTATGGCAAACTTATGGCGAATTGAAGCTTGATGAGAAGAAGCGGAGGAactgcgagagagagagagagagagaattcgaGAGCTAAACAACAAAATTTCAATGACGGTAACTTTTAACGAAGCAAATGGCAAACCAAACAATAAACAATGAATTTAAAACAGTGCATTACCTGTTGAATCAGaggaaaaaactgaaaacccctACCCTCCCATACCTCCCTCTGCCATTCTCTCCTCAACAACCTTGTGCGGTAACCCATTAACCCCAAAAAATGCACACAGCCAtgctttctcctctctctctctccccctgtccatctctctctctaaaattggAGAAAATCCCATAGGTCCTGGCAGAAGACCTAGCtaaatctctctctcactcagtcGAAGCCCGTAGCTCCCATCTCTCTCCAATCTGTCAGTCCCTCTGTCCCCCTCCTCTCCTCCCCCCAACAACCCTCTGACCGATGCATCAGCCACCTTGCACTTCCTTGGCCATATCATCTGGTGGATCTTGAAGAATTACATAGCTTGGGGTATCATCTTGAGGACCCATATCATCTGGATCAGACCAAGGCCCTCCTCCGTACATATTGCTCCACTCTTCGTCTGGAGGGCGGAGTTCTAACTCTTGGAGTGACAGACCAGCAGCATCTGCACCTCTAGGCCGGGGCATATTCTGTATAGCCCATCCGAAAAAGAGATTGTAACTATGAGATTTCAGATTGTGATTGACACCAAAAATTAACTAAAACTACTGTATAGAATTTTTAGCAACCAGTTAACAAGAAAGTTAATCCTCTTTGACAGAATAAAGTTGCAGGCGTTGAGTTTTAGCGGCATTATTAACAAGAGCAGAAACCATGCAACTCCATCATCATGCATGAGTGGTATTTTAGGAAGTACAACTAGACCTGCATGTGAGGTCCTATTTGTCATGAAAAAATGATTGACACTGATGATGAAAGGTCAAAGGGACTAACTTTTGATGATAGAAAGGGTTCCTGGCAAGAAAGCAGCGAATAGAAGCAAACAGTTGGGTGCCGAGTCCCGGAGAATGATGGGAGGAGATATGCGTTGACGTTTACAGTTGGCGACTACATGAGAAGAAGAGGGCTTCTCTGAACATATTAAAAACCTTAAATGCATTTATAAGTTAAATTAAACCACCACAGAAACAAGAAAGTTCAAAAAGAGAGAACATATTAAAAACAGATCAAAGGCATGCAAAAAAATACAGACTGTATCTGCAAACTAGATGATTAAACCAGAAAGTTTCCTAGCTTAGTCGTCTTGGTTTGTCATCATGGTtgtcatcatcgtcatcattaGCATCACCGTCTTGGTCctcctcatcatcatcttcatcatcgtcttggtcctcctcctcatcatcatcatcctcatcGTCATTGTCATCATCctcatcaaaatcatcatcttcataatCCTCATCAGAATCATCAACTTCGGTAGAAATTTTTTCCAAGGCCCGTTTGTAAGGGATAGAATAGTAAAAAAAGGACCACCCTTCGAAAGTCGTAAGTTTGTTGCATAGTAAACGTACCCCTATTTTTACCACAGTATCTGGAAATTTTGCAATAACATGGACCAAATCGCCTTCTTCCAAATTGAACTCAGTTTCCAACAACGATATATTTCCCAGGCAAAGGTACTCTTGTTTGACAATATCATTTCTTATACTGACATAAAAACTAGTACCCTTGGTGTGATTAATAACATAAATATCATAATACCCCCAAGGATCAGACGAGCTGTCATCACGAGCAACACAAGCCAGGCACACAGCCAATGCTTTTGCATTACAACCAATTTCCTTAGGCACTTCAAAAGAGACTTGGGTACCCTCGTTGACATGATTGAACCAAGTGGGAATTTGTCTTCCTACAAGTCTCATGTATCCATCTCCTGTCCATCCCTATACCATGTTGAACAAGATTTGTGTGAGTAATACATGCATAACACACATATGCGAGGGAAGGAGGAGAGGGGGTGCtgtggaagagagagagaacctgtAGCGTGCTATCCTTAAGAAGGAAATCCATGACATTGTTGTGTGTTAACATATCAAGTCTGAGGCCCGAGTTTAACGCACTCTCCAAGCCTGGAAACTCAATGAGTTTGGGGGAACCGAGATACACGATTGTCGACATGCCTGAAAAATCTGACATTCTTTCTAATGCAGAGCAGTCCTTCATCTCCAAGATACCCAAACTTTTTGGTAAATCTGTGATCTCGACAAGGTTTCTGCAACTATCCAAGCGTAGTTCAATAAGCATGGACAGGTCACCGAGGCTTGGAAGGCTCCGAAAATTATTGTTGCCTAGAAATAAGTACTCTAAACAAGGTAGACTACTCCCAATATCATTAGGCACTTCCATTAAATTGCAGTGTCTCAAAGATAACTCTGTTAAAGAGCCTAAGCCTCGTAAGGAAGGTAGCTGCAAAGGACACTTCAAGTAACTCAAAGATAGGCACTCGAGCTTCTCCAGTCGTACGATGGAAGGTGGTACTTTTTTTATGGCCGTCCCATCAGCAAAAAGAGTGACCAATGATGCCATTTTTCCCAAGTGCTCAGACAAGCTTCGGAATCTTGAACAACCATCGAGAACAAGAGTTTTGACAGATTTCGACTTGTAGAAATTCCTCGGGAGAGCCTTAAGCGTTTCGCAGTCTTTCAAATTCACCAACACAAGACTCTTGAGATCTCCGATGGACTTGTGAACTTTAGCCAACCTCTTACAGTCTTTGAGTATCAATTTCTCAAGATTTGGGAATTTTGAAAAGTCTGGCGATTGTGTTAAATCGTGGGAGTGGCTGAGATTCAGAATCTTCAACTTACCAAGCAACTGTTacgaaaaatcaaatttaaataaaaaatttaaatccaaaaagaaGATACAGAGAGCATAAAAATAATTCATAATTTTGTTCAGGTTACGCATTGTACTTACCCCAGAATACTCACAAAGAACTTGTTTGAGGCTGCTGTACCGCATGTCGATAGCGACTATGTTTGGTTGACATAGTTCTATAGGTATGAACTCCAATGGGAATCCATGCCAGCACAACCATCTTAATTTTTTGGAAAGACATTGGTATCCCCCAGCAAGCCGAACGTAGTTTAGTTGGAGCAATCTCAGTCCCTTCATATTTCTAAATGCCTCAGTACTGAAACTAGTCTCTTCAAGGCTCAGCATGTTCAAAGCCAGACCACCAATTTTTTCAGTTCCCTGCTATCCGAAAAACAGACTCTAAATAAGAGAAGGCTTTGCATGAAAAAAAGTTCGATTACTTATACTTCTCTTTCATTACGTACACGTTTAACATAAAGTTCAATTGGGAAAGTACTTACAGATTTGTCTATCAACACAGCATTTACATCTTCAGGATGCCACAATCTACTTCGTTCTCCAGCGAAATCAGGATTTTCTGCATGCACGATATCTCTGCCCATATCGCGAAGCAAATCATGCATCATCATCTTGTTTTTGCCATTAATAGTTACAAGGCACCGATCAAGGAGGACCTTGATTCCTGCTGTTGCATAAAGGCCACAACCATCCAAGATTTGTATGACATCATTCTTGTCCATTCCGATAAAAAAACAAGCTATATCAAGGAATATCCCCCTCTCGTAATCATCATTTAGCCCGTCGTAGCTTATTTTCAGCTGTGCCTGAATTTTTCCAGGAGGAATTATTTTCAATTTATCCAATATACTTTTCCATTCTACTACACTTCCTTCGAAAAGAGTAGATCCTAAAATTTGAAGAGCCAACGGCAGTCCTCCACAGTAATTGACAACTTCTTTTGCAAGCTCGAGATATTTACTAGGACAACAACTACTTCTGAAAGCATGCCAACTTAGGAGCTCAAGAGCTTCTTTTCGATCCATTCTTTTTGCCGGAAATATCATATCAACTGCTAATTGTTTCAGTATATGTTTGTTTCTTGTTGTGATGATAATTCTGCTCCCCGGGCCAAAAGAGTGGCGATTTCCAGCTAATTCGTGTAGCTGCTTCACATCGTCTACATCATCAAATATGACAAGTACCTTTAAGCATTGAAATCTTTCCCCTACCAAGGCGGTCCCTGCAGCAACACTGCTTACCTTTGTCTTGGTCGTTTGCAAGATATCAAAAAGAAGttgtttttgcaatttttctAGTTTCTTTTCCCTCACTTTTTCAAGGAAACTTTTACCTTCaaacatttcataaaatttGTTATAAATGGCTTTTGCAATCGTTGTTTTACCTATTCCACCCATACCTGTAATTCCAATCACGCGAACATCATCCGAACATCCGATGCCTAAACATTTACTGATATCTAGCACTCGAGAATCTATTCCGACTGGGTAGGGCGCTACGTCTAAATATTTGTTGTTCAGCTTCGTAGTGACTTCATTAGTAATCATCCTGATAAACTTTGCTTCATGCCTGGCATTagtgaagttgagaagcaaaacGAAGATTGTTATACAACTACAAGACGAAATTGAACTAATACACAAAATTATTTATCATGATTAGAGATTTTAATTAAGACAATTTTCTTTGAGGTGTTGTGCTTAAACTTAGCAGACATCaattaaacttaaaattaaataagaaacacaaacaaacaaaaccaacaTCCCCACCGCAGGCATTCGCCGGCGGCTTCCCAGCTGTGACTAGTGTAGCCTTAACAGTTTAAGCTTTATTGTATGATTTTATTAAAAGAGGTCTAAGAAATCGCATGCTTCCAAATTAATAAGCAAAGGTACGTTAAAGCCTTAATTcataagaaaagaaattagtaagtACCCGTCCAAAGTGTTTCTGAGATCCCAGCCAGACAAATTCGAAGCTTCATTAAGAGCGGTTCTCCACCTCTCTAACTTCCACCTCTCTACCTTCTTTTCATCTGTATGTTTCAGAAACGATTGTGCAAAACTACCATTCTGTTTCCTGACATGGGAAGGATCAACGTCATAGAATATTGGCAAAACTAATTGCCCTAGCGTTCTTCTACATTCCATGATCTTAACCAGCTCCTCGAGACACCAACTGGAGTCCGCGTACCATTTTGAGAAGACGATGATAGAGATCCTAGAACCCTGGATTGCCCGCACAAGTTCGGTAGTTATATCTTCTCCTCTTCTTAGTTCTTCGTCGTCAATAAAGGCGTTGATTCCGGCCTTTGTCAATGCTTCGTGGAGGTGGCCCGTGAAGTTTTTACGTGTGTCTTCGCCTCTGAAGCTTATGAACACTTCGTAAAGCGAGCCTTTTGAGGAGGACGATGACGAGGAGGCAGAGGAGAacgatgaggatgaggatgagggcAAGGAGGTGGAGGAGGCAGAGGAGGAAGATGAGGATGAGGGTGAGGGCGAGGAGGCGGAGAAGGACGATGAGGATGAGGGCAAGGAGGAGGACGAGGACGAGGCTTTATCGGGGATGGAGATATTCATTTGGCGAAAGACGAGGCCGAGGGAGCAGAGGAGGAAGATGAGGACATCAAAGACAAGACTGGAATTGCGAGCCACAAAGTGGTAGGGCACTAACACCAGCACCAGAGTTAACAACTTCCCTAAGCTCAACCAAGATATATCGCGGAATATCTCCCTCTCGTAGTCATCATTCAACCCTTTGTAACTTATTTTCAGCTGTTCCTGAATGTTATCAAGAGgaatttctttcaatttatcCAATGTACTTTTCCAATCTCCTATGCTTCGGTTGAACAGGTTAGAACCTAAAACTTGAAGAGCCAATGGCACTCCTCCACAGTAATTGACAACTTCTCTTGCAAGCTCAAGATATTGACTAGGACAACAACTACTTCTGAAAGCATGCCAATTTAGGAGCTCAAGAGCTTCTTCTCGTTTCATTTCTATCGCCGGATATACCATATCAACTGCAAATTCTTTTAACACATGTTCGTTTCTTGTTGTGATGATAATTCTGCTCCCCGAGCCAAAAGAATGGCGATTTCTAACTAATTCCTGTAGCTGCTTCACATCGTCTACATCATCAAATATGAAAAGTACCTTTAAGCGTCGAAATCTTTCCCCTACCAAGGCGGTCCCTGCAGCAACACTGCTTACTTTTGTCTTGGTGGTTTGCAAGATATCAAAAAGAAGttgtttttgcaatttttctAGTTTCTTTTCCCTCACTTTTTCAAGGAAACTTTTACCTCGAAACTTGTCAGAAAATTGATTATAAATGGCTTTAGCAAGCGTTGTTTTACCTATTCCACCCATGCCCAAAATTCCAATCACCCGAACATCATCTGAATCTCCGATGCATAAATAATTACTAATATCTTGCACTCGAGAATCTATTCCGACTTGGTAGGGCGCTACGTCTAAGTATGTGTTGTTCAGCTTCCTAGTGACTTCCTCAGTAATCATCCTGATAAACTTGGCTTCATGCCTGGCATTAGTCAAGTTGAGAAGCAAAACGAAGATTATTATACAACTACAAGACGAAATTGAACTAATACACAAAATTACTTATTATGACTAGAGATTTTATTTAAGACAATCTTCTTTGAGGTGTTGTGTTTAAACTTAGCAAAcatcaattaaaaattcaaattagaaacacaaacaaacaaaaccagcATCTCTTCCCTCTGCAGCCATTCGACGGCGGCTCTCCTGCTGTGTTAGTGTAAGCTTAACAGTTGAAGCTTTATTGTATGATTTTATTAAAAGAGGTTTAAGAAATCTCATGCTTCCAAATTAATAAGAAAAGGCACGTTAAAGCCTAAATTCATAAGAGAAGAAATTAGTAAGTACCCGCCCAAAGTGTTTTGGAGATCCCAGCCAGACAAATTCGAAGCTTCAGTAAGAGCAGTTCTCCACCTCTCTTCCTTCCATCTCGCTACCTTCTTTTCATCTATATGTTTCAGAAACAATTGTCCAAAACTGTCAATCTGCTTCCTGACATGCGAAGGATCAATGTCATAGAATGCCGGCAAAACTAATTGCCCCAGCGTTCTTCTACACTCCATGATCTTAACCAGCTCCTCGAGGCACCAGCTGGAGTTCGCATATTGTCTAGAGAAGACGATGATAGAGATCTTGGAACCTTGGATTGCCCGCTCAAATGCGGTTGTTAATTCTTCTCCCCTTTTTAGTTCTTCGTCGTCAATAAAAGCATTGATTCCAGCCTTTGTTAATGCTTCATAGAGGTGGCCCGTGAAGTTTTTACGTGTGTCTTCGCCTCTGAAGCTTATGAACACGTCGTAGAGCGAACCTTTTGAGAAGGAGGACGAGGACAAGGAGGCGGAGGTGGACGATGAGGATGAGGATCCgggtgaggaggaggaggacgacgagGCTTTATTGGGGACTGAGGCATTCA
This genomic interval from Malus domestica chromosome 05, GDT2T_hap1 contains the following:
- the LOC103408843 gene encoding TMV resistance protein N-like isoform X2, translated to MKEMDTWSSLGKLLTLVLVLVSYHFAARNSGLVFDVLIFLLCSLGLVFHQVNASVPNKASSSSSSSPGSSSSSSTSASLSSSSFSKGSLYDVFISFRGEDTRKNFTGHLYEALTKAGINAFIDDEELKRGEELTTAFERAIQGSKISIIVFSRQYANSSWCLEELVKIMECRRTLGQLVLPAFYDIDPSHVRKQIDSFGQLFLKHIDEKKVARWKEERWRTALTEASNLSGWDLQNTLGGHEAKFIRMITEEVTRKLNNTYLDVAPYQVGIDSRVQDISNYLCIGDSDDVRVIGILGMGGIGKTTLAKAIYNQFSDKFRGKSFLEKVREKKLEKLQKQLLFDILQTTKTKVSSVAAGTALVGERFRRLKVLFIFDDVDDVKQLQELVRNRHSFGSGSRIIITTRNEHVLKEFAVDMVYPAIEMKREEALELLNWHAFRSSCCPSQYLELAREVVNYCGGVPLALQVLGSNLFNRSIGDWKSTLDKLKEIPLDNIQEQLKISYKGLNDDYEREIFRDISWLSLGKLLTLVLVLVPYHFVARNSSLVFDVLIFLLCSLGLVFRQMNISIPDKASSSSSSLPSSSSSFSASSPSPSSSSSSSASSTSLPSSSSSSFSSASSSSSSSKGSLYEVFISFRGEDTRKNFTGHLHEALTKAGINAFIDDEELRRGEDITTELVRAIQGSRISIIVFSKWYADSSWCLEELVKIMECRRTLGQLVLPIFYDVDPSHVRKQNGSFAQSFLKHTDEKKVERWKLERWRTALNEASNLSGWDLRNTLDGHEAKFIRMITNEVTTKLNNKYLDVAPYPVGIDSRVLDISKCLGIGCSDDVRVIGITGMGGIGKTTIAKAIYNKFYEMFEGKSFLEKVREKKLEKLQKQLLFDILQTTKTKVSSVAAGTALVGERFQCLKVLVIFDDVDDVKQLHELAGNRHSFGPGSRIIITTRNKHILKQLAVDMIFPAKRMDRKEALELLSWHAFRSSCCPSKYLELAKEVVNYCGGLPLALQILGSTLFEGSVVEWKSILDKLKIIPPGKIQAQLKISYDGLNDDYERGIFLDIACFFIGMDKNDVIQILDGCGLYATAGIKVLLDRCLVTINGKNKMMMHDLLRDMGRDIVHAENPDFAGERSRLWHPEDVNAVLIDKSGTEKIGGLALNMLSLEETSFSTEAFRNMKGLRLLQLNYVRLAGGYQCLSKKLRWLCWHGFPLEFIPIELCQPNIVAIDMRYSSLKQVLCEYSGLLGKLKILNLSHSHDLTQSPDFSKFPNLEKLILKDCKRLAKVHKSIGDLKSLVLVNLKDCETLKALPRNFYKSKSVKTLVLDGCSRFRSLSEHLGKMASLVTLFADGTAIKKVPPSIVRLEKLECLSLSYLKCPLQLPSLRGLGSLTELSLRHCNLMEVPNDIGSSLPCLEYLFLGNNNFRSLPSLGDLSMLIELRLDSCRNLVEITDLPKSLGILEMKDCSALERMSDFSGMSTIVYLGSPKLIEFPGLESALNSGLRLDMLTHNNVMDFLLKDSTLQGWTGDGYMRLVGRQIPTWFNHVNEGTQVSFEVPKEIGCNAKALAVCLACVARDDSSSDPWGYYDIYVINHTKGTSFYVSIRNDIVKQEYLCLGNISLLETEFNLEEGDLVHVIAKFPDTVVKIGVRLLCNKLTTFEGWSFFYYSIPYKRALEKISTEVDDSDEDYEDDDFDEDDDNDDEDDDDEEEDQDDDEDDDEEDQDGDANDDDDDNHDDKPRRLS
- the LOC103408843 gene encoding disease resistance protein RUN1-like isoform X1, with the translated sequence MKEMDTWSSLGKLLTLVLVLVSYHFAARNSGLVFDVLIFLLCSLGLVFHQVNASVPNKASSSSSSSPGSSSSSSTSASLSSSSFSKGSLYDVFISFRGEDTRKNFTGHLYEALTKAGINAFIDDEELKRGEELTTAFERAIQGSKISIIVFSRQYANSSWCLEELVKIMECRRTLGQLVLPAFYDIDPSHVRKQIDSFGQLFLKHIDEKKVARWKEERWRTALTEASNLSGWDLQNTLGGHEAKFIRMITEEVTRKLNNTYLDVAPYQVGIDSRVQDISNYLCIGDSDDVRVIGILGMGGIGKTTLAKAIYNQFSDKFRGKSFLEKVREKKLEKLQKQLLFDILQTTKTKVSSVAAGTALVGERFRRLKVLFIFDDVDDVKQLQELVRNRHSFGSGSRIIITTRNEHVLKEFAVDMVYPAIEMKREEALELLNWHAFRSSCCPSQYLELAREVVNYCGGVPLALQVLGSNLFNRSIGDWKSTLDKLKEIPLDNIQEQLKISYKGLNDDYEREIFRDISWLSLGKLLTLVLVLVPYHFVARNSSLVFDVLIFLLCSLGLVFRQMNISIPDKASSSSSSLPSSSSSFSASSPSPSSSSSSSASSTSLPSSSSSSFSSASSSSSSSKGSLYEVFISFRGEDTRKNFTGHLHEALTKAGINAFIDDEELRRGEDITTELVRAIQGSRISIIVFSKWYADSSWCLEELVKIMECRRTLGQLVLPIFYDVDPSHVRKQNGSFAQSFLKHTDEKKVERWKLERWRTALNEASNLSGWDLRNTLDGHEAKFIRMITNEVTTKLNNKYLDVAPYPVGIDSRVLDISKCLGIGCSDDVRVIGITGMGGIGKTTIAKAIYNKFYEMFEGKSFLEKVREKKLEKLQKQLLFDILQTTKTKVSSVAAGTALVGERFQCLKVLVIFDDVDDVKQLHELAGNRHSFGPGSRIIITTRNKHILKQLAVDMIFPAKRMDRKEALELLSWHAFRSSCCPSKYLELAKEVVNYCGGLPLALQILGSTLFEGSVVEWKSILDKLKIIPPGKIQAQLKISYDGLNDDYERGIFLDIACFFIGMDKNDVIQILDGCGLYATAGIKVLLDRCLVTINGKNKMMMHDLLRDMGRDIVHAENPDFAGERSRLWHPEDVNAVLIDKSQGTEKIGGLALNMLSLEETSFSTEAFRNMKGLRLLQLNYVRLAGGYQCLSKKLRWLCWHGFPLEFIPIELCQPNIVAIDMRYSSLKQVLCEYSGLLGKLKILNLSHSHDLTQSPDFSKFPNLEKLILKDCKRLAKVHKSIGDLKSLVLVNLKDCETLKALPRNFYKSKSVKTLVLDGCSRFRSLSEHLGKMASLVTLFADGTAIKKVPPSIVRLEKLECLSLSYLKCPLQLPSLRGLGSLTELSLRHCNLMEVPNDIGSSLPCLEYLFLGNNNFRSLPSLGDLSMLIELRLDSCRNLVEITDLPKSLGILEMKDCSALERMSDFSGMSTIVYLGSPKLIEFPGLESALNSGLRLDMLTHNNVMDFLLKDSTLQGWTGDGYMRLVGRQIPTWFNHVNEGTQVSFEVPKEIGCNAKALAVCLACVARDDSSSDPWGYYDIYVINHTKGTSFYVSIRNDIVKQEYLCLGNISLLETEFNLEEGDLVHVIAKFPDTVVKIGVRLLCNKLTTFEGWSFFYYSIPYKRALEKISTEVDDSDEDYEDDDFDEDDDNDDEDDDDEEEDQDDDEDDDEEDQDGDANDDDDDNHDDKPRRLS